Proteins from a genomic interval of bacterium:
- a CDS encoding DegT/DnrJ/EryC1/StrS family aminotransferase — protein MSALALLGGPKAVTTPPREQWVQVNDEVKAAVNALMDQGVISIGGPRGVIGEFEADFAAMTGSRYALAMNSGTATLHSAYFAVGVRPGDEVLVPAYTWHASATPIIHCAATPVFCDIRPESLTIDPDDVERRVTERTKALCVVHVFGNVCDMDRLCDIARRHHLALIEDASHAHGALWRGQPVGSFGQIGCFSMQGSKAVSGGESGVAVTDDPALLDRMVLLGHFGRPRQGAVEVVNAIGDMSLGAKYRPHPWAIAMARVGLQRLPELNERRTANVEYLNDQLRDCPGLEVIEALPGATRGGYLEYKFKLTPGAVQRVERERIVGAMQAEGAPVTADRYSDLNFTYGLLHAAPLFTTVDRRELGGCFYDPTRPEPPARPTLPVAESLNRRLISLPGFIDVTRESLTEVAAAMRKVMERLDDLADKP, from the coding sequence ATGAGTGCTCTGGCTCTGCTCGGTGGCCCGAAGGCCGTCACCACCCCACCGCGCGAGCAGTGGGTGCAGGTCAACGACGAGGTCAAGGCCGCGGTCAACGCCCTGATGGACCAGGGCGTCATCTCCATCGGCGGCCCTCGGGGCGTGATCGGCGAGTTCGAGGCAGACTTCGCCGCGATGACCGGCAGTCGCTACGCCCTGGCGATGAACAGCGGCACGGCAACACTGCACAGCGCGTACTTCGCGGTCGGCGTGAGGCCGGGGGACGAGGTGCTTGTCCCCGCCTACACCTGGCACGCCAGCGCGACACCGATCATCCATTGCGCCGCCACGCCGGTTTTCTGCGACATCCGCCCCGAGTCGCTGACGATTGACCCCGACGACGTCGAGCGCCGCGTCACGGAGCGCACGAAGGCCCTGTGCGTCGTGCATGTGTTCGGCAATGTCTGCGACATGGACCGCCTGTGCGACATCGCCCGGCGGCACCATCTGGCCCTGATCGAGGACGCCAGCCACGCCCATGGGGCGCTGTGGCGAGGCCAGCCCGTGGGCAGCTTCGGGCAGATCGGTTGCTTCTCCATGCAGGGCTCCAAGGCGGTCAGCGGCGGCGAGTCGGGAGTCGCCGTGACCGACGATCCGGCGCTCCTGGACCGCATGGTGTTGCTGGGCCACTTCGGGCGTCCGCGGCAGGGCGCGGTGGAGGTCGTCAACGCCATCGGCGACATGAGCCTGGGGGCGAAGTACCGGCCCCATCCATGGGCCATCGCCATGGCGCGGGTGGGCCTGCAGCGCCTGCCGGAACTGAACGAGAGGCGCACGGCGAACGTGGAATACCTGAATGACCAGCTGCGTGACTGCCCGGGGCTGGAGGTCATTGAGGCGCTGCCCGGGGCCACGCGCGGGGGCTACCTGGAGTACAAGTTCAAGCTGACCCCCGGGGCCGTGCAGAGGGTCGAACGCGAGCGCATCGTCGGCGCCATGCAGGCCGAGGGCGCACCCGTCACCGCCGACCGCTACTCCGACCTGAACTTCACGTACGGGCTGCTGCACGCCGCGCCGCTGTTTACGACTGTGGACCGGCGGGAGCTGGGCGGTTGCTTCTACGACCCGACGCGCCCGGAACCGCCGGCCCGGCCCACGCTGCCCGTGGCCGAGAGTCTTAACCGGCGCCTGATCTCGCTGCCGGGCTTCATTGATGTGACGCGCGAGTCCCTGACCGAGGTCGCCGCCGCCATGCGCAAGGTGATGGAACGGCTCGACGACCTCGCGGACAAGCCGTAG
- a CDS encoding prolyl oligopeptidase family serine peptidase, producing MAKRNFSMIAYFNKMAENWTPLLTFRGSSLAEFEDWQAKASEKFFELLGDFPEPVDPEPEVIFSVEEPSGLVRERVIFDSEEHMSVPCIVLRHKDMPTDGSNPAILCSHGHGLYGKEPVAGNRTTPDMAASITQHNYNYGEIMALDGYLTISPDLRVFGERADGNNPYPGRDKCNVHFLRGAMFGVYTLMLNIWDMKCCVDYLQTRAEVDPDRIGMMGLSQGGTMTTFATAAEPRIKCADIIGYLNPWQGFAINRANWCGSQMVPQIYKYFDVHDIAGLIAPRPLLIEMGVYDTCFFIEDQLAGWEALKKIYAAAGAEEDLWADIHPGEHMFANNKAHEFFGKYL from the coding sequence ATGGCCAAGCGCAACTTCTCGATGATCGCATACTTCAACAAGATGGCGGAGAACTGGACGCCGCTGCTCACCTTCCGGGGCTCGAGCCTGGCTGAGTTCGAGGACTGGCAGGCCAAGGCCAGTGAGAAGTTCTTCGAGCTGCTCGGGGATTTCCCCGAGCCGGTGGACCCTGAGCCCGAGGTCATCTTCAGCGTCGAGGAGCCCAGCGGACTGGTCCGCGAGCGGGTCATCTTCGACTCCGAAGAGCACATGTCCGTGCCCTGCATCGTCCTGCGCCACAAGGACATGCCGACCGATGGGAGCAACCCCGCGATCCTGTGCAGCCACGGGCACGGCCTGTACGGCAAGGAGCCCGTCGCGGGCAACCGCACCACGCCCGACATGGCCGCCAGCATCACCCAGCACAACTACAACTACGGCGAGATCATGGCCCTGGATGGCTACCTGACGATCAGCCCGGACCTGCGGGTCTTCGGCGAGCGGGCCGACGGCAACAACCCGTACCCCGGCCGCGACAAGTGCAATGTCCACTTCCTGCGCGGCGCGATGTTCGGCGTCTACACGCTGATGCTCAACATCTGGGACATGAAGTGCTGCGTGGACTACCTGCAGACGCGGGCAGAGGTGGACCCAGACCGCATCGGGATGATGGGCCTGAGCCAGGGCGGGACGATGACGACCTTCGCCACGGCCGCCGAGCCGCGGATCAAGTGCGCCGACATCATCGGCTACCTGAACCCGTGGCAGGGGTTCGCGATCAACCGAGCCAACTGGTGCGGCAGCCAGATGGTGCCGCAGATCTACAAGTACTTCGATGTGCACGACATCGCCGGTCTCATCGCCCCGCGGCCCCTGCTGATCGAGATGGGCGTATACGACACGTGCTTCTTCATTGAGGACCAGCTTGCGGGCTGGGAGGCGCTGAAGAAGATCTACGCGGCGGCGGGGGCCGAGGAGGACTTGTGGGCGGACATCCACCCCGGTGAGCACATGTTCGCCAACAACAAGGCGCATGAGTTCTTTGGGAAGTATCTGTAG
- a CDS encoding MFS transporter encodes MGRAEPLPEGVCELPEDVQLRGLPWLVTQNALNAVFAYLTVFGPVFLLFLDELGLPKAQIGLLLSLLPFAGVLALWAAPIATRLGRRRVFLACWTARKLAVAGLLLLPWVMHRFGHAGGLVHLIVVVALFAALRSLAESAWYPWMQEVVPDRVRGRFGAMSTLMITLATCLTLAAAGQVIKGGEGLDRFLLLIAVGVVFGLVGVAAVIPVQGGQPQSQEAPGAGHLANMRQALRDRNFVVYLAGIGCITVGTLLYLSFLPLFVKQALGLAPGVVVTLESLVMVGGALAALLWGYAADRVGSRPVLMTGAALTLLIPVGWLLMPRQAPHLVMWCGLLYLAHGMAFNGAALGAGRLLYNDVVPPHKNTAYTALYYAWIGLVGGMAPLLAGALLQAWGDWRVSLGWVTVDTHAVLFALAAGLVALGWACYGHVRPDDRYRTRDVLHAVSSRILRRLSWRWPL; translated from the coding sequence ATGGGGCGCGCCGAGCCGCTGCCTGAGGGCGTGTGTGAGCTACCCGAGGACGTGCAGCTCAGGGGTCTTCCCTGGCTGGTGACGCAGAACGCGCTGAATGCGGTCTTCGCGTACCTGACCGTGTTCGGCCCGGTCTTCCTGCTGTTCCTCGACGAGTTGGGGCTGCCCAAGGCGCAGATCGGCCTGCTGCTCTCGCTGTTGCCCTTTGCGGGCGTGCTGGCCCTGTGGGCCGCCCCCATCGCCACGCGCCTGGGGCGGCGGCGGGTGTTCCTGGCGTGCTGGACGGCACGCAAGCTCGCCGTCGCCGGGCTGCTGCTGCTGCCCTGGGTGATGCACCGCTTTGGCCATGCCGGGGGCCTGGTGCACCTCATCGTGGTCGTAGCCCTGTTCGCCGCCCTGCGCTCGCTGGCGGAGTCGGCCTGGTACCCATGGATGCAGGAGGTGGTCCCCGATCGTGTCCGGGGCCGCTTCGGCGCGATGTCCACGCTGATGATCACGCTGGCCACGTGCCTCACGCTGGCGGCGGCCGGGCAAGTCATCAAGGGGGGCGAGGGGCTGGACCGTTTCCTGCTCCTGATCGCTGTCGGCGTCGTGTTCGGCCTGGTGGGCGTGGCCGCCGTGATCCCGGTGCAGGGCGGGCAGCCACAGTCGCAGGAGGCGCCCGGCGCGGGACACCTGGCGAACATGCGCCAGGCGCTGCGGGATCGCAACTTCGTGGTCTATCTGGCGGGGATCGGTTGCATCACGGTCGGGACACTTCTGTACCTGTCGTTCCTGCCCCTGTTCGTCAAGCAGGCGCTGGGGCTGGCCCCGGGGGTCGTGGTGACGCTAGAGTCGCTGGTCATGGTCGGCGGGGCGCTCGCGGCGCTGCTGTGGGGCTACGCGGCCGACCGCGTGGGCAGCCGTCCGGTGCTGATGACCGGGGCCGCGCTGACCCTCCTCATCCCCGTGGGCTGGCTGCTGATGCCGCGCCAGGCGCCGCACCTGGTGATGTGGTGCGGCCTGCTGTATCTGGCGCATGGCATGGCCTTCAACGGGGCTGCGCTGGGAGCGGGCCGCCTGCTGTACAATGACGTCGTCCCGCCCCACAAGAACACCGCCTACACGGCACTCTACTACGCCTGGATCGGGCTGGTGGGCGGGATGGCGCCGCTGCTGGCCGGGGCGCTGCTACAGGCGTGGGGCGACTGGCGCGTGTCGTTGGGCTGGGTGACGGTGGACACCCATGCGGTCCTGTTCGCGCTGGCGGCGGGGTTGGTGGCGCTGGGCTGGGCTTGCTACGGACACGTCCGGCCCGACGACCGCTACCGCACGCGCGATGTGCTGCATGCCGTCTCGAGCCGCATCTTGCGCCGCCTGTCGTGGCGCTGGCCGCTGTAG
- a CDS encoding transglutaminase-like domain-containing protein, whose translation MSEDRHGIPGDFEIIRCDLPAFVGDFTQMDYGDPLAPRTMQVREEYGLDDVVAGYATEFEAQRTLQRWVRSRWDHGWSLCFNTVRDALDILHEADRGEHFNCGFYSRVFVEGARALGWVARPLSIGVRDSAFPRGHNVGNVGHSVPEIWSNQYRKWVLLDPDLNLHYERDGVPLSALEIHEAWLAHEAEAVTVVQEEPPFTLPVGEHVGLVSKLMPNMDHFSEQEAAHLCRRFVRHRALDYYARLTVGRWTWLDRRCLPGFVSHFAPGGTGVLTDNPDDLYWTVNMVRLSAQAAWADGPNLTVSLEHCMPWFDHFETRVDGGVWQTRPATLDWPLREGENVLEVRPVNVCGRPGLTSRLEVAYAPAKW comes from the coding sequence ATGAGCGAAGACAGGCACGGCATCCCCGGCGACTTCGAGATCATCCGCTGCGACCTGCCGGCCTTCGTCGGCGACTTCACGCAGATGGACTACGGCGACCCGCTGGCCCCGCGCACGATGCAGGTGCGCGAGGAGTACGGCCTCGACGACGTCGTGGCCGGCTACGCGACTGAGTTTGAGGCCCAGCGCACGCTACAGCGGTGGGTGCGGTCGCGCTGGGATCATGGCTGGTCGCTATGCTTCAACACCGTCCGGGATGCCCTGGACATCCTGCATGAGGCCGACCGCGGGGAGCACTTCAACTGCGGCTTCTATAGCCGGGTCTTCGTGGAAGGCGCCCGGGCGCTGGGTTGGGTGGCGCGGCCGCTGAGCATCGGTGTGCGGGACAGCGCCTTCCCGCGCGGGCACAATGTCGGCAACGTCGGCCACAGCGTGCCGGAGATCTGGTCCAACCAGTACCGCAAGTGGGTCCTCCTCGACCCGGACCTCAACCTGCACTACGAGCGCGACGGCGTGCCCCTGTCGGCGCTGGAGATACACGAGGCGTGGCTGGCCCACGAGGCCGAGGCGGTGACGGTAGTGCAGGAGGAGCCCCCGTTCACGCTCCCGGTGGGCGAGCACGTCGGGCTGGTCAGCAAGCTCATGCCGAACATGGACCACTTCAGCGAGCAGGAGGCGGCACACCTGTGCCGGCGCTTCGTCCGCCACCGCGCGCTCGACTACTACGCGCGCCTGACCGTAGGGCGCTGGACGTGGCTCGACCGGCGCTGCCTGCCCGGCTTCGTCAGCCACTTCGCCCCTGGCGGCACGGGCGTGCTGACCGACAACCCCGATGACCTGTACTGGACGGTGAACATGGTGCGCCTGTCCGCGCAGGCTGCCTGGGCCGACGGGCCGAACCTGACCGTGTCACTGGAGCACTGCATGCCGTGGTTCGACCACTTCGAGACGCGCGTGGATGGCGGCGTGTGGCAGACGCGCCCCGCCACGCTCGACTGGCCGCTGCGCGAAGGGGAAAACGTGCTGGAGGTCCGGCCCGTGAATGTCTGCGGGCGCCCCGGCCTCACGAGCCGCCTCGAAGTCGCCTACGCGCCCGCGAAGTGGTAG